From Daphnia pulicaria isolate SC F1-1A chromosome 4, SC_F0-13Bv2, whole genome shotgun sequence, one genomic window encodes:
- the LOC124336072 gene encoding probable E3 ubiquitin-protein ligase bre1 codes for MEMAIIFLIIFWAAVGCNCQSDNPFASSSWAKLQISPDTLGSMEYGNFLIEIYEHANNHKATTTPNQKKYYYSPIALLDHKSANSTYNRVTKQSEMRFRIEMWNNKVQNEVVKHLNDVGHEVKSNKVTVIPFEKVILTSKRPTVDYSLSPEWTNYDKSKTLRLSLSCYDQKICDELANEMRSDPEQFDHFKLLYSLSSQTSQIKQTTISINSVTSGQMVTTLLQKFEDKKEIFLTANDEKKMLSETATNIRMDTFDDSEVGSPDTESQILNILKDLLVTSKATITKQSDKMWDSVFWIEDNYRPDKTTKTLNEIINKLDTETQKKLADMYQKAEKQSEITEKSDSSSKGTDKRREKQVRHENQTKDKNENEMRRSQSTDQEQSSRNQTRDDQSKTNKVDAEVSGGGFFFSLDAEVGVENNNTHNTEQENENREIAKKSSNEHNRNVENKERFQHNYDSNSWADVDRISSTISGKMAIDSDRSRRVEISEEDVEKLLQESRNHVQWDGEKFVPKPMQLSRINLGKFRDSQTFQDRNVRVRYTNAELSAPIKIMEHAELTVTDEWNNLKEELKDTRELLRTTVANLEKRSTELDNTRIYFTNKLEATNQKLAKTKIELEKSTADLRQTVDILTVKLNLTAKELTETNISAGNLSTELKATQKEMEATQRTLESTRIELRDTNSIVNDLSEKLNARTIEIADIGKIPTSCEDLNRMGHEISGIFLVKGPKKMEAVYCNFDSQSGNDKQKWIGYADVKSHPVHFYVQRNSTFETNGTPIPFDLAWVNEGNAMNLTSGVFTAPRTGTYFFFFTGVATFPVSAGRAQLGLHLNGGEIGKSVIEKANVLLRQWSVLSLQSTLSLKSGDQVWVQMDVTSWSYMYDSSDHLTHFTGFMLDEEIVESL; via the exons ATGGAAATGGCTATCATCTTCCTCATCATCTTTTGGGCTGCCGTTGGCTGCAATTGCCAATCGGACAACCCCTTTGCTTCCTCTTCTTGGGCTAAACTGCAAATCTCACCGGACACGTTAGGTTCCATGGAGTACGGCAACTTTCTCATTGAGATTTACGAACACGCCAATAATCACAAAGCGACGACCACCCCCAACCAGAAAAAGTATTACTACTCTCCCATTGCGCTACTGGACCACAAAAGTGCCAACAGTACATACAACAGAGTCACGAAACAATCAGAGATGAGATTCCGCATTGAAATGTGGAACAACAAAGTTCAAAATGAAGTTGTCAAACATTTGAACGACGTCGGCCATGAAGTTAAATCAAACAAAGTGACAGTTATTCCCTTTGAGAAGGTCATTCTCACGAGCAAAAGACCCACAGTGGATTATTCGCTATCGCCAGAGTGGACCAATTATGACAAGAGCAAAACCTTGAGACTTTCTCTGTCGTGTTATGACCAGAAAATCTGCGACGAACTTGCCAACGAAATGCGATCCGATCCCGAACAATTCGACCACTTTAAACTCCTTTACAGTTTGTCATCACAGACGTCGCAAATCAAACAGACGACCATCAGTATCAACAGTGTCACTTCCGGTCAAATGGTcactactcttttacagaaatttgaagacaaaaaagaaatttttctgacggccaacgacgagaagaaaatgttgtcgGAAACGGCCACCAACATCCGAATGGACACATTTGACGACTCGGAGGTCGGGTCGCCTGATACGGAATCgcaaattttgaatattttaaaggATTTGCTGGTCACGTCCAAGGCGACCATAACTAAACAAAGTGACAAGATGTGGGACTCTGTTTTCTGGATTGAAGACAATTACCGGCCAGACAAAACGACGAAAACTTTGAATGAAATCATCAACAAACTGGACACGGAAACTCAGAAGAAATTGGCGGACATGTATCAAAAAGCGGAGAAACAATCGGAGATAACCGAAAAGTCAGATTCAAGTAGTAAAGGCACGGATAAAAGACGAGAGAAACAAGTTCGTCACGAAAACCAAACGAAAGataagaatgaaaatgaaatgagaagATCACAATCAACGGATCAAGAGCAATCCAGCCGCAATCAAACGCGCGATGACCAATCTAAAACCAATAAAGTTGACGCGGAAGTCAGTGGCGGTGGGTTCTTCTTTAGTTTAGACGCTGAAGTCGGAGTCGAAAATAACAACACGCACAACACCGAACAAGAAAACGAGAATAGGGAAATCGCCAAGAAAAGTTCGAATGAACATAATAGAAATGtagagaataaagaaagatTCCAACACAATTATGACTCAAACAGTTGGGCTGACGTGGATAGAATCAGTTCAACAATTTCAGGGAAAATGGCAATCGATTCAGACAGATCCCGTCGAGTCGAAATTTCGGAGGAGGACGTGGAAAAGTTATTGCAAGAAAGTAGAAACCACGTCCAATGGGACGGAGAAAAATTCGTGCCCAAACCGATGCAACTGAGCAGAATCAATTTGGGCAAATTTCGTGACTCTCAAACGTTCCAGGATCGCAACGTCCGTGTCCGTTACACAAACGCTGAACTGTCGGCGCCGATCAAAATTATGGAACACGCAGAATTGACTGTCACTGACGAATGGAACAACCTGAAGGAGGAACTCAAAG ACACTAGAGAACTGCTAAGAACAACTGTGGCGAACTTGGAGAAGAGGAGTACCGAATTAGATAACACCAGAATCTATTTTACTAACAAATTGGAAG CGACTAACCAGAAGTTGGCGAAAACTAAAATCGAGTTGGAGAAATCGACGGCCGATTTAAGGCAAACCGTCGATATTTTAACAGTAAAACtaaatt TGACGGCAAAAGAATTGACAGAAACGAACATCAGCGCCGGAAATTTGTCAACGGAACTAAAAG CAACACAAAAGGAGATGGAGGCCACCCAAAGGACATTGGAATCAACTAGGATCGAACTGCGTGACACGAATTCCATCGTCAATGATCTGTCGGAGAAATTAAACG CCAGAACTATTGAAATAGCTGACATTGGTAAAATACCAACCTCCTGTGAAGATCTTAATCGCATGGGACACGAAATCAGCGGAATCTTTTTGGTGAAAGGACCGAAAAAGATGGAAGCGGTGTATTGCAACTTTGACTCTCAAAGTGGAAATG ACAAGCAaaaatggatcggatacgccgacgtcaaatcccatcccgtccatttctacgtccagaggAATTCTACATTTGAAACCAATGGGACCCCAATTCCGTTCGATTTGGCGTGGGTGAATGAAGGAAACGCCATGAATTTAACTTCGGGAGTTTTCACGGCGCCGCGTACGggaacttatttctttttcttcacggGAGTGGCGACATTTCCAGTTTCGGCAGGTCGTGCTCAGCTTGGTCTTCACCTGAACGGAGGTGAAATCGGAAAGAGTGTGATTGAAAAGGCAAATGTCCTCCTTCGTCAATGGAGTGTCTTGTCACTCCAATCAACGCTAAGCTTGAAATCGGGTGATCAAGTTTGGGTGCAGATGGATGTCACATCGTGGTCGTACATGTACGACAGCAGTGACCACCTGACACATTTCACTGGGTTCATGTTGGACGAGGAAATTGTAGAGTCcctttga
- the LOC124336210 gene encoding uncharacterized protein LOC124336210 yields MRWLICLSLMIAVHQCRHLPHEERRQSKRQGLVAHRHAGRRKHTDDAGPSTMDLVVEGPDQEWSDDEYQPVVLKLEVHFAAPKRKQLQQQQQPKKKKNNQRGGAVTTTTWNQTNFSTGSSGFIHLFLPISMTVAAAADSVAAPLRTSTTSVRPVPAATAAAPVSGAEMTVTQRPTGQTFKRVNTNNKKKKKKKKAKRKKKKNNNKIHQQPIDESSSSNTMDSAVGDVTASVVDQRYKPMQASPSNRLMPLLLHDDGIPPMLNSLSSDETQQWARWLRCTLCLKNDRKQTDEESALCQLQNVECRQANVTAENELTTSGCQESDTCSQWQRCENGHEIPTLFAALPPCPCTYPTGLVYNDRVWDPLNRHHYRWREISLQSERVDIYRPGAAYCIRSLSVVPKMTLSSQQCCYDDRRRLLTRGWAAGTPALVSPEASVHLSRVTERLPWLACKGDFSRYHLQRPPDNRLNCSVNPSDEEYQRQVLLATNY; encoded by the exons atgcGTTGGTTGATTTGTCTGTCGTTGATGATCGCCGTTCATCAGTGCCGCCATTTACCCCACGAGGAAAGACGTCAATCGAAG CGGCAAGGACTTGTGGCTCATCGACATGCCGGTCGGAGGAAACATACCGATGATGCTGGTCCATCCACCATGGACTTGGTGGTGGAGGGACCAGACCAGGAATGGTCGGATGACGAATACCAGCCGGTTGTTTTGAAATTGGAAGTTCATTTCGCCGCTCCCAAGCGGAAacagttgcagcagcagcagcagccaaagaagaagaagaacaaccaACGAGGAGGAGcggttacaacaacaacatggaaTCAAACCAACTTTTCGACTGGCTCATCTGGTTTCATCCACCTCTTCCTGCCCATTTCCATGACTGTCGCTGCCGCAGCCGACTCGGTTGCTGCTCCCCTACGGACGTCAACGACGTCCGTCCGACCGGTTCCCGCTGCGacggctgctgctcctgtttCCGGAGCGGAAATGACGGTGACTCAGCGTCCGACTGGGCAGACTTTCAAGAGGGTGaacaccaacaacaagaaaaagaagaagaagaagaaagccaaacgcaaaaagaagaagaataacaacaagatCCATCAGCAGCCGATTGATGAGAGCAGTAGCAGCAACACAATGGATTCGGCAGTCGGTGACGTCACGGCGTCGGTTGTGGACCAGCGCTACAAGCCCATGCAAGCGTCGCCCAGCAATCGGCTAATGCCTCTGCTCCTACACGACGATGGCATACCACCGATGCTCAACAGCCTCTCCAGCGACGAGACTCAACAATGGGCTCGCTGGCTCCGCTGCACACTTTGTCTGAAG AACGACCGAAAACAGACGGATGAGGAATCCGCCCTGTGTCAGCTGCAGAATGTCGAGTGTCGTCAAGCCAACGTCACAGCTGAAAATGAATTGACTACATCCGGTTGTCAAG aatcAGACACTTGTAGTCAATGGCAGCGATGCGAGAACGGCCACGAAATCCCGACTCTGTTTGCCGCCCTACCTCCATGCCCGTGCACCTACCCCACAG GCTTAGTGTACAATGATCGAGTGTGGGATCCGCTCAACCGGCATCACTATCGGTGGCGGGAAATCAGTCTTCAGAGCGAGCGCGTCGACATCTATCGGCCGGGAGCCGCTTACTGCATCAGGAGCTTGTCGGTGGTGCCCAAAATGACCCTGTCGTCCCAGCAGTGCTGCTACGACGACCGCAGGAGGCTGCTCACGCGAGGATGGGCCGCCGGGACGCCGGCTCTCGTCTCGCCGGAAGCTTCGGTTCATCTCAGCCGAGTCACCGAGCGACTTCCTTGGCTGGCCTGTAAAGGCGATTTCTCGAG GTACCACTTGCAGAGGCCGCCAGACAACCGGTTGAATTGCTCCGTCAACCCGAGCGATGAGGAATACCAACGCCAAGTGCTGCTGGCCACCAATTATTGA
- the LOC124336482 gene encoding calcineurin B homologous protein 1-like, which yields MGNHSSLLLREEEIETIQQETGFTPNQIERLYSRFTSLDKGDNGFLCREDFHRIPELAINPLGDRIVNAFFCESGSEDQLNFRQFMKVLAHFRPVKKDKENKLNSREGKLRFAFQMYDTDNDEQISKEELLGVLQMMVGDNISEEQLVSIAERTIVEADKDGDQMISFQEFCTALERTDVEQKMSIRFLN from the exons ATGGGGAACCACTCTTCACTGTTGTTGAGGGAGGAAGAAATTGAAACTATTCAGCAAGAGACTGGCTTCACACCCAACCAGATTGAACGTCTCTACAGCAGATTCACCAGCCTTGATAAGGGCGACAATGGATTTTTGTGCAGGGAAGATTTCCACCGAATCCCAGAGTTAGCCATCAATCCTTTAG GTGACCGAATTGTCAATGCCTTCTTCTGCGAGTCTGGTTCAGAAGACCAATTGAATTTCAGGCAATTCATGAAGGTGTTGGCCCACTTCCGACCAGTGAAGAAAGACAAGGAAAACAAGCTGAATTCTAGGGAAGGCAAGCTCAGGTTTGCCTTTCAAATGTACGACACGGACAACGACGAGCAAATTTCCAAGGAAGAATTGCTGGGTGTTCTTCAAATGATGGTTGGAGACAACATCAG TGAGGAACAGCTGGTTAGCATCGCGGAAAGGACTATTGTCGAGGCCGATAAGGATGGTGACCAAATGATTTCATTCCAGGAGTTCTGCACCGCTCTGGAACGAACGGATGTGGAGCAGAAAATGTCCATCCGCTTTTTGAATTGA
- the LOC124336478 gene encoding TM2 domain-containing protein CG11103-like produces the protein MVHYSRAASRIVLVLIFITCFNILGVLTVDENLEFRNNDSSVYTPHGPLVLCHFLSLDFVDCDEPVDLKGNKTAKDELGFGCLKMGGQRYEDVEKTKVECTVLPGIECYGERKFLKDGFPCVKYTGHYFTTTLIYSILLGFLGIDRFCLGQTGTAVGKLLTLGGVGIWWIVDIVLLVSGGLTPEDGSNWVPYM, from the exons ATGGTTCATTACAGTCGAGCCGCGTCTAGGATTGTCCTAGTTCTAATTTTCATCACCTGCTTTAATATTTTGGGTGTCTTGACTGTTGATGAAAACTTGGAATTTCGGAATAATGACAGTTCAGTCTATACCCCTCATGGGCCACTGGTCCTGTGCCATTTTTT GTCCTTGGATTTTGTGGATTGTGACGAACCTGTAGACTTGAAAGGGAACAAGACAGCCAAAGATGAACTAGGGTTTGGATGCTTAAAG ATGGGAGGCCAAAGGTATGAAGATGTTGAAAAGACCAAGGTGGAATGTACTGTGCTTCCTGGCATTGAATGCTATGGTGAGCGAAAGTTTCTAAAGGATGGTTTTCCTTGTGTCAA ATATACTGGCCACTATTTTACAACCACTTTGATCTACAGTATCCTGTTGGGATTTCTGGGCATTGACCGATTCTGTTTGGGTCAGACTGGCACTGCAGTTGGAAAACTTTTAACTCTGGGTGGAGTAGGCATCTGGTGGATCGTTGATATTGTTCTGCTGGTCAGCGGCGGACTGACCCCGGAAGACGGTTCAAACTGGGTTCCTTACATGTAA
- the LOC124336363 gene encoding monoglyceride lipase-like isoform X2 — MVSSKKSTNGGGHHTNPVPEQLRIKCGKKLHCRYWEPTVSPRGLVMLIHGLAEHLGCYEELGCRMAAENFLAFGHDHLGHGMSDGHRVHVESIDDYVNDILNHIQLMREEHPQIPIFAVGHSMGGMILLSAALKEPTAFDGVVLMGPLIHIDPNLASPVKLWAARLLSRVTPHLAVSKLTVEHITSDQGEQELIKNDPLVWKGGVKCKWATATHECLVEINKKLTSMKVPFAVLHAEQDKLCNVLGSKVLFEKAQVKDKYLKVFPVGCHHLYRETQIIRQEALDDTVSWICQRVPSRT; from the exons ATGGTCAGCAGTAAGAAATCAACCAACGGTGGCGGACATCACACGAATCCAGTGCCAGAGCAATTGCGGATCAAATGCGGGAAGAAACTCCACTGCCGGTACTGGGAGCCCACCGTATCGCCCAG AGGTTTGGTCATGCTGATCCACGGATTAGCAGAACATTTGGGATGTTATGAAGAGCTGGGATGCCGGATGGCCGCCGAGAATTTCCTGGCATTCGGTCACGATCACC TTGGACACGGAATGAGCGATGGGCACCGCGTTCACGTCGAGTCGATAGACGACTACGTCAATGACATCCTCAATCACATCCAGCTGATGCGCGAAGAGCATCCGCAGATCCCAATCTTCGCTGTCGGACACTCGATG GGTGGAATGATTCTCCTGTCGGCTGCATTGAAGGAGCCAACGGCATTCGATGGAGTCGTCTTGATGGGACCGCTGATTCACATCGATCCGAACCTCGCTTCGCCTGTCAAACTCTGGGCCGCCCGATTGCTTAGCCGTGTCACTCCTCACCTTGCG gtgAGCAAATTGACTGTTGAACACATTACCAGCGATCAAGGCGAACAGGAATTGATCAAAAACGATCCACTGGTCTGGAAAGGCGGCGTCAAATGCAAATGGGCTACAGCGACTCATGAATGCCTTGTG GAAATTAACAAGAAACTGACGTCGATGAAGGTCCCATTCGCGGTCCTTCACGCGGAGCAAGACAAATTATGTAATGTTCTGGGCTCAAAAGTCCTTTTCGAGAAAGCTCAAGTCAAGGATAAATACCTGAAAGTTTTCCCGGTCGGATGCCATCACCTCTATCGTGAAACTCAAATCATCCGCCAGGAAGCACTCGATGACACCGTTTCGTGGATCTGTCAGCGCGTGCCCAGTCGGACTTGA
- the LOC124336363 gene encoding monoglyceride lipase-like isoform X1 has translation MTQVSQSDDMVSSKKSTNGGGHHTNPVPEQLRIKCGKKLHCRYWEPTVSPRGLVMLIHGLAEHLGCYEELGCRMAAENFLAFGHDHLGHGMSDGHRVHVESIDDYVNDILNHIQLMREEHPQIPIFAVGHSMGGMILLSAALKEPTAFDGVVLMGPLIHIDPNLASPVKLWAARLLSRVTPHLAVSKLTVEHITSDQGEQELIKNDPLVWKGGVKCKWATATHECLVEINKKLTSMKVPFAVLHAEQDKLCNVLGSKVLFEKAQVKDKYLKVFPVGCHHLYRETQIIRQEALDDTVSWICQRVPSRT, from the exons atgactcAAGTCTCCCAAAGTGACGACATGGTCAGCAGTAAGAAATCAACCAACGGTGGCGGACATCACACGAATCCAGTGCCAGAGCAATTGCGGATCAAATGCGGGAAGAAACTCCACTGCCGGTACTGGGAGCCCACCGTATCGCCCAG AGGTTTGGTCATGCTGATCCACGGATTAGCAGAACATTTGGGATGTTATGAAGAGCTGGGATGCCGGATGGCCGCCGAGAATTTCCTGGCATTCGGTCACGATCACC TTGGACACGGAATGAGCGATGGGCACCGCGTTCACGTCGAGTCGATAGACGACTACGTCAATGACATCCTCAATCACATCCAGCTGATGCGCGAAGAGCATCCGCAGATCCCAATCTTCGCTGTCGGACACTCGATG GGTGGAATGATTCTCCTGTCGGCTGCATTGAAGGAGCCAACGGCATTCGATGGAGTCGTCTTGATGGGACCGCTGATTCACATCGATCCGAACCTCGCTTCGCCTGTCAAACTCTGGGCCGCCCGATTGCTTAGCCGTGTCACTCCTCACCTTGCG gtgAGCAAATTGACTGTTGAACACATTACCAGCGATCAAGGCGAACAGGAATTGATCAAAAACGATCCACTGGTCTGGAAAGGCGGCGTCAAATGCAAATGGGCTACAGCGACTCATGAATGCCTTGTG GAAATTAACAAGAAACTGACGTCGATGAAGGTCCCATTCGCGGTCCTTCACGCGGAGCAAGACAAATTATGTAATGTTCTGGGCTCAAAAGTCCTTTTCGAGAAAGCTCAAGTCAAGGATAAATACCTGAAAGTTTTCCCGGTCGGATGCCATCACCTCTATCGTGAAACTCAAATCATCCGCCAGGAAGCACTCGATGACACCGTTTCGTGGATCTGTCAGCGCGTGCCCAGTCGGACTTGA